The DNA window GAGACATGCGTCTGCGGCTCCGGCAGGCAGGCCGGGGGAAGATACAACCAGGTCATGCATGGCCTCACGCGGCGGTCTTGCGCTTGCGCGCGGGTTTTGGCTGGGGGTCGGGGTCGCTGGCCTGCGCGGCGGGGGTGCCGGGACTGGCGCTTGATCGATCACCGGAAATTTCGGTGAAGGACCGACCGTCGCTCTCCAGCATGGCCACACCGCCGGTGAGGTTCTGCCAGCGCTCGATGGCGACATCGACGTAAGCAGGGTTCAACTCGATGCCGAGGCAGGTGCGGCCGGTGGTCTCGGCCGCGATCAGCGTGGTGCCGGATCCCATGAACGGCTCATAGATGGCCTGACCGGGGCTGGAGTTGTTCAGGACGGGGCGGCGCATGCATTCGACCGGCTTTTGCGTGCCGTGCACGGTCTCGGCGTCCTGATCGCGGCTGGTGATGTGCCAGAGCGTGGTCTGCTTGCGGTCGCCGGCCCAATGGCCCTTGCCCTTGGCGCGAACGGCATACCAACAGGGCTCGTGCTGCCAGTGGTAATCGCCGCGGCTGAGGATCAGCCGGTCCTTGGCCCAGATGATCTGCGAGCGGATGTTGAAGCCGCTGGCGATCAGGCTGTCGGCGACCGTGGTCGCATGCAGGGCGCCATGCCAGACATAGGCGACGTCACCCGGAAACAGCGCCCATGCCTCGCGCCAGTCCGCGCGGTCGTCGTTGAGCACCTTGCCGGTGCGCTTCGTGGCGGATGCGCCGGCCTGGTTGCGCCAGGAGGGATCATATTCGACCCCATAGGGCGGATCGGTGACCATCAGAAGCGGCGTCACCCCGGCCAGCACCCGCTCGACATCGGTGGCGACGGTGCTGTCACCGCAAAGCAGGCGATGATGGCCCAGCATCCACAGATCGCCGGGGCGCGAGACCGGATCGGCGGGCGGCGCGGGGATGTCATCCTCGCCCTCGATGGCGCCGGCCGTCTCCGGTGCCTCGATTTCCGCGAGCAATTCGCCGAGTTCGTCATCCGAGAAGCCGACCAGATCGATGTCGAACCCGTCCGCGCGGATCAGTTCGATCTGCTCGAGCAGGATCTCGGTGTCCCAGCCAGCGTTCAACGCGATCTTGTTGTCCGCGACAACCAGCGCCCGGCGCTGCGCTGCGTTCAGGTGCGCCAGCACGATCACCGGCACCTCGGAAAGCCCCAGCCGCTGTGCCGCCATCAGCCTCCCGTGGCCGGCGATGATCACGCTGTCCTCGCCGATCAGGATCGGGTTGGTGAAGCCGAATTCCGTGATTGAGGCGGAGATCTGGGCGACCTGATCCTCCGAATGCGTGCGGGCATTGCGCGCATAGGGCACCAGCTGCCCGACCGGCATCATCTCGATCTGCAAGGGGCGAACTCCAAAAGAAAAGACCCGCTGCGACAGGGCAGGCGGGTCCAAAGTGACGGACA is part of the Paracoccus stylophorae genome and encodes:
- a CDS encoding site-specific DNA-methyltransferase, with the protein product MMPVGQLVPYARNARTHSEDQVAQISASITEFGFTNPILIGEDSVIIAGHGRLMAAQRLGLSEVPVIVLAHLNAAQRRALVVADNKIALNAGWDTEILLEQIELIRADGFDIDLVGFSDDELGELLAEIEAPETAGAIEGEDDIPAPPADPVSRPGDLWMLGHHRLLCGDSTVATDVERVLAGVTPLLMVTDPPYGVEYDPSWRNQAGASATKRTGKVLNDDRADWREAWALFPGDVAYVWHGALHATTVADSLIASGFNIRSQIIWAKDRLILSRGDYHWQHEPCWYAVRAKGKGHWAGDRKQTTLWHITSRDQDAETVHGTQKPVECMRRPVLNNSSPGQAIYEPFMGSGTTLIAAETTGRTCLGIELNPAYVDVAIERWQNLTGGVAMLESDGRSFTEISGDRSSASPGTPAAQASDPDPQPKPARKRKTAA